The Desulfonatronum sp. SC1 DNA window TGGGCCGTCACCTCTCCAGCCTGGGAAACAGCATCTCCAGAGTGACCCAGGGGGATCGAGACCATCGCCTTCACCCCCACGGACCGAAGGAAATCGTGACCATCGGCCGGCAATTCAATCGGATGCTGGATACCATTGAAGAGGCCAAGGCAGAACTCCGAGAACGGCGCATCAGACAGATCCAATTGCAGGCCCAATTGCGTCAGGCCGAAAAACTGGCCGCCATCGGACAACTGGCCGCCGGCGTGGCCCATGAACTGGGGACGCCCTTAAGCGTCGTCAGCGGCAAGGCGCAGCGCGCCCTGCGCAAGGCCGGCCTGGACGCCGAGATCGTGGAGACGCTTCGCGACGTACGCCGGGAAGTGGACCGCATGGAGCACATCATCCGCCAACTTCTGGACTTCAGTCGTGGCCACGCGTTGCGCAAAAAGCCGACCAGTTTGGTCCAACTGATCCGCTCCGCTCTGTCCGCGGCAAGCGAGGAAGCCGAGAAACACCGGGTTCACTTGGAACCATCCTTTCCCTTGAACGAGGCAAAGGAAACGCTTCGGATCAACCTGGACGCGGTGCGCATGGAGCAGGCCTTGGTCAACCTGATCCGCAACGCGGTCCAGTCCGCCACCGGCGGGCGAGTCGTCGTCTCCTGGGGCAGAGAGAACGACCAAGCGTGGATGCAGGTGGACGACGATGGTCCAGGCATTCCAGAGGATATAGAATCCAAGCTGTTTGAACCGTTCTTCACGACAAAAAGCGTAGGCCATGGTACCGGGCTGGGTTTGGCCGTGGTCCACGGTATTCTTCGGGACCACGAAGGGAGCATCGATTTTGGCAAGAGCCGGCTGGGGGGAGCGTTCTTTCGCATCTGGCTGCCCGTTGACCACCAGCCCACGACCCAGGGTTAAAAGGAGAGCTGAGCATGGCTCCACGCCAAACAGAGCAGGGTGTCGGCGGCAACAAGGTGCTGGTCGTTGAGGACGATCAATCTTTCGGACAGCTCCTGATCCAGGAACTGGACGA harbors:
- a CDS encoding ATP-binding protein is translated as MLHRIPALSDYFSLRTALVISVILPLALAMGLTGYLLLQLVERNIEHRMQKDLELVARALQLPLSHSMELDRQGSVLRAVESAFSIGRVYSAYVYDRQGRLIASAGRSEPTPEQERLTELATDGEQRGEYGHVAGREVFSYFVPLSDSGGKVNGLLQLTRRKSDIQEDVRALRARVALGLGLGLLGMSGLVLFGHHRALGRHLSSLGNSISRVTQGDRDHRLHPHGPKEIVTIGRQFNRMLDTIEEAKAELRERRIRQIQLQAQLRQAEKLAAIGQLAAGVAHELGTPLSVVSGKAQRALRKAGLDAEIVETLRDVRREVDRMEHIIRQLLDFSRGHALRKKPTSLVQLIRSALSAASEEAEKHRVHLEPSFPLNEAKETLRINLDAVRMEQALVNLIRNAVQSATGGRVVVSWGRENDQAWMQVDDDGPGIPEDIESKLFEPFFTTKSVGHGTGLGLAVVHGILRDHEGSIDFGKSRLGGAFFRIWLPVDHQPTTQG